From a region of the Sander lucioperca isolate FBNREF2018 chromosome 8, SLUC_FBN_1.2, whole genome shotgun sequence genome:
- the dcbld2 gene encoding discoidin, CUB and LCCL domain-containing protein 2: protein MGRAVMVGRGPTGAGVLVLSILIILTTEGCRAQKGDGCGPSVLGPSSGTLSSLGYPGTYPNNTVCEWEISVPRGNRVHFHFAELDIEDSDCQVNYLRLYNGIGPERSEIVKYCGLGLKVKELIESTGNQVTVQFMSGTHHTGRGFYLSYSTTEHADLITCLDKGTDFPEAEFSKYCPAGCLTSTEEISGTIPNGYRESSPVCVAAVHAGVVSNAVGGRISVVSSKGIPHYEATLANNVTSTGGTLSNSLFTFKTKGCYGTLGLESGGVADTQLSASSVWEWNNIIGQHSEWAPSGARLKKMGLPWASSQNDQQQWLQVDLKREKRIKGIITTGSTLREYQYYVTAYRVVHSNDGQQWYIYREANSTQDKIFQGNINYLHEVRNNFIPPIEARYVRIKPTLWHQRIALKLELLGCPINAGWPKPEPRSRLPTSRHTPPPVGTKRPPHLGQTTHTPDIRNTTMPPHTGKDVAMAAVLVPVLVMVLTALILIVVCAWHWRNRKKSSEGTYDLPHWDRTDWWKSMKQLLPSKMVETEDSVRYSSSEVGRLTGRGAVPRLHAEPAEYAQPLVSGVTTLGARSTFKPDEGPDPGYSDPDLYDAPISPDVYHAYAEPLPASGSEYATPIVVDMGCHPSGGSSLNQPSTVCSFMGARPASLLTQTDSSHSGRTAYDTPKNATGQVTPTEDLTYQVPQSSTQKPMGKS from the exons GTGATGGCTGTGGCCCCAGTGTACTTGGCCCCAGCAGTGGGACTCTGTCCTCTCTGGGTTACCCGGGGACATACCCGAATAACACAGTGTGTGAGTGGGAGATCAGCGTGCCCCGTGGCAACAGGGTCCACTTTCACTTCGCCGAGCTGGACATAGAAGACAGTGACTGCCAGGTCAACTACCTCCGCCTCTACAATGGCATCGGACCCGAGAGGAGTGAGATTG TGAAGTACTGCGGTTTGGGTCTGAAGGTAAAGGAGCTGATTGAGTCCACTGGCAACCAGGTCACTGTCCAGTTCATGAGTGGGACCCACCACACTGGACGTGGATTTTACCTGTCCTACTCCACCACCGAACACGCAG ATCTAATCACCTGCCTGGACAAAGGGACTGATTTCCCCGAGGCAGAGTTCAG TAAATACTGTCCAGCAGGCTGCTTGACATCTACCGAGGAGATTTCTGGAACTATACCTAATGGATACAGAGAG tcctctcctgtgtgtgtggcagCCGTCCATGCAGGTGTGGTGTCCAACGCTGTGGGAGGGAGGATCAGCGTGGTCAGCAGCAAAGGCATCCCTCACTACGAGGCCACACTGGCTAACAATGTCACTTCCACTGG AGGAACTTTGTCCAACAGCCTCTTCACCTTCAAGACCAAAG GCTGCTATGGAACGCTTGGTTTAGAGTCTGGTGGCGTTGCGGATACTCAGCTGTCTGCTTCGTCTGTGTGGGAGTGGAACAACATCATTGGTCAGCACAGTGAGTGGGCGCCATCAGGGGCACGTCTTAAAAAGATGGGGCTGCCATGGGCATCTTCTCAGAATGACCAGCAGCAGTGGCTGCAGGTCGATCTCAAGAGGGAGAAGAGGATCAAAG GTATCATCACCACTGGCTCCACCCTACGAGAATACCAGTACTATGTTACAGCCTACCGGGTCGTGCACAGTAACGATGGCCAGCAGTGGTACATCTACAGGGAAGCAAATTCTACACAAGACAAG ATTTTCCAAGGCAACATCAACTACCTGCATGAGGTGAGGAATAACTTCATTCCCCCAATTGAGGCCCGGTATGTGAGGATAAAACCAACCCTATGGCACCAGAGAATTGCTCTTAAGTTGGAGTTGCTTGGCTGCCCAATAAATGCAG GTTGGCCGAAACCAGAGCCGAGGTCAAGGTTGCCCACCTCTCGTCATACTCCACCTCCTGTGGGTACAAAACGCCCCCCTCATCTTGGCCAAACCACACACACCCCAGACATCAGAAACACCACTATGCCTCCTCACACTGGCAAAG ATGTGGCGATGGCAGCAGTTCTGGTGCCTGTTTTGGTCATGGTTCTGACTGCTCTCATCTTGATTGTGGTTTGTGCTTGGCACTGGAGGAACAG GAAAAAAAGTTCTGAAGGAACATATGATCTCCCTCACTGGGACCGCACAG ACTGGTGGAAAAGCATGAAGCAGCTGTTGCCCTCCAAGATGGTGGAGACCGAGGATTCAGTTCGGTACAGCAGCAGTGAGGTGGGCCGGCTAACAGGGAGAGGTGCTGTACCCAGACTACATGCTGAACCTGCag AATATGCTCAGCCCCTGGTGAGTGGTGTTACGACTTTAGGTGCCCGGTCAACCTTTAAACCAGATGAAGGGCCCGATCCAGGATACTCAGATCCTGACCTGTACGACGCTCCCATCTCACCAGATGTGTACCACGCTTATGCAGAACCCTTACCAGCCTCGGGATCTGAATACGCCACACCCATAGTGGTTGATATGGGATGCCACCCATCAGGGGGCTCCTCTTTGAACCAGCCTTCCACGGTGTGTAGTTTCATGGGTGCCAGGCCGGCCTCCCTGCTcacgcagacagacagtagCCATTCAGGGAGGACGGCTTATGATACACCCAAGAATGCCACTGGACAGGTCACACCCACTGAGGATCTGACCTATCAGGTACCTCAGAGTAGCACTCAGAAGCCAATGGGAAAGAGCTGA